A region of Longimicrobium sp. DNA encodes the following proteins:
- a CDS encoding aminotransferase class I/II-fold pyridoxal phosphate-dependent enzyme, translating into MSTDAPAWPPQSAAEFPRLASLPAYVFAQINAEKMERVAAGEDVIDLGMGNPDIGTPGHIVDEMVAHAADHKHHRYSASRGIYGLRDAMAEHYARRYDVELDSESEVVVTIGAKEGIAHLMLAILEAGDTVIVPSPAYPIHSYSVVFAGGRVHSIPLVGDDEGKVEGGALLAAVEQACASTWPRPKALLLSFPNNPTTLSADPAFFERAVEVCRRERLLLIHDFAYADFSFTGSPPSILQVPGAKDVAVEFFSMSKSYGMAGWRVGFCVGNRAMVGALTKIKSYLDYGIFQPIQIAAAHALRSQQECVSELRDTYRRRAEALIGALNAGGWPVPPPQATMFVWAPIPGPFVRMGSIEFARFLLREAGVVVSPGLGFGAEGEGHVRFALIADEDRLREAGERVGRALQRDA; encoded by the coding sequence ATGAGCACAGACGCACCCGCCTGGCCCCCACAGAGCGCGGCCGAGTTCCCGCGGCTCGCCAGCCTTCCCGCGTACGTCTTCGCGCAGATCAACGCGGAAAAGATGGAGCGCGTCGCCGCCGGCGAGGACGTGATCGACCTGGGGATGGGGAACCCCGACATCGGCACGCCGGGCCACATCGTGGACGAGATGGTGGCCCACGCCGCCGACCACAAGCACCACCGCTACAGCGCCTCGCGCGGCATCTACGGCCTGCGCGACGCCATGGCCGAGCACTACGCCCGCCGCTACGACGTCGAGCTGGATTCGGAGAGCGAGGTGGTGGTCACCATCGGCGCCAAGGAGGGGATCGCGCACCTGATGCTCGCCATCCTGGAGGCGGGCGACACGGTGATCGTCCCCTCGCCGGCGTACCCCATTCACAGCTACTCCGTCGTCTTCGCGGGCGGCCGCGTGCACAGCATCCCGCTGGTGGGCGACGATGAGGGGAAGGTGGAGGGCGGCGCGCTCCTGGCCGCCGTGGAGCAGGCGTGCGCCTCCACCTGGCCGCGGCCGAAGGCGCTCCTCCTCTCCTTTCCCAACAACCCCACCACGCTCTCCGCGGACCCCGCGTTCTTTGAGCGCGCGGTGGAGGTGTGCCGGCGCGAGCGGCTCCTGCTGATCCACGACTTCGCCTACGCGGACTTCTCCTTCACCGGCAGCCCGCCGAGCATTCTGCAGGTGCCGGGCGCAAAGGACGTCGCGGTGGAGTTCTTTTCGATGTCCAAGTCGTACGGAATGGCGGGGTGGCGCGTCGGCTTCTGCGTGGGGAACCGGGCGATGGTGGGCGCGCTCACCAAGATCAAGAGCTACCTGGACTACGGGATCTTTCAGCCGATCCAGATCGCCGCGGCGCACGCGCTCCGCTCGCAGCAGGAGTGCGTCTCCGAGCTACGCGATACCTACCGCCGCCGCGCCGAGGCGCTGATCGGCGCGCTGAACGCCGGCGGCTGGCCCGTGCCGCCCCCGCAGGCCACGATGTTCGTGTGGGCGCCGATCCCCGGCCCGTTCGTGCGGATGGGCTCCATCGAGTTCGCGCGCTTCCTCCTGCGCGAGGCGGGCGTCGTGGTCTCCCCCGGCCTCGGCTTCGGCGCGGAGGGCGAGGGCCACGTCCGCTTCGCCCTGATCGCCGACGAGGACCGCCTCCGCGAAGCCGGCGAACGCGTGGGCCGCGCGCTCCAGAGGGACGCATGA